DNA from Acidimicrobiales bacterium:
CGAAGCCGACATCGAACGGGCCGTGTTCGACACCCCGTCGCGGCTGGTCGACCTCGGCGAACAGGCACGGTTCTTTGTCGGTGGCACCCGCCGAGCCGTACAGATCTGCCAACCCCAATGCGTGCACAACACCTGCGAGGTGCCCGCCGAACGCTGCGACGTCCACCACATCGAGGCCTGGCCCGCCGGGCCCACCACCCAAGCCAACGGCGAACCCCGCTGCCCCGCACACCACCCCGGCCGCCGCCGCACCGACAAAGCCCGCCAGAAACGACGACGAAGTGGCCGCGGCAGCAAGACAGACAGCAGCGCCGATGGAGACGACGATGGAGACGGCGAAGCCGACCCGCCTGGGTGAGAGTGGGCGGTGAGTCGCGTCCTCGGCGAGGTCTACCAGATCGATGGCACCAGCAAGGGGTCCGGTGCCCCTGCCGACGTCGGCTTCGGCGGCCAGATGCTGGGCCTCCGCGGTGCTGGTGGTGCTGTGGAGGATCCTCCGCCGTCGCTGAACGGGGTCAGGAGCGGCGGGCGCGACCGGCTCTCATCGCTCGCTTCGCCTCGAGGTCGGCGTCGCGCTTGGCGAGCACCTGCCGCTTGTCGTACTGCTTTCGGCCCCGGGCGATGCCCAGCTCGACCTTGGCGTTGCCGTCGCTGAAGTAGATCGACAGCGGGACGAGGGTGAGGCTCGGCTCCTGGTCCAACCGCGAACCCAGGCGCTCGATCTCGGACTTGTGCAGGAGCAGCTTTCGTACCCGATCGGGGTCGGGTCGGCCGTAGAGCCCGGCGCTGAGCCACGGGCTGATGTGCACCTGGTGCAGCCACGCCTCTCCCTTGGCGACGCGAGCGAACCCGTCGGCCAGCTGCACCTTTGCGTCGCG
Protein-coding regions in this window:
- the smpB gene encoding SsrA-binding protein SmpB, coding for MPAPEQSTRDKSSGKKVVATNRRARHEYDVLDTIEAGLVLRGSEVKSLRDAKVQLADGFARVAKGEAWLHQVHISPWLSAGLYGRPDPDRVRKLLLHKSEIERLGSRLDQEPSLTLVPLSIYFSDGNAKVELGIARGRKQYDKRQVLAKRDADLEAKRAMRAGRARRS